Proteins found in one Brevibacillus brevis genomic segment:
- the gerD gene encoding spore germination lipoprotein GerD, with amino-acid sequence MRKKTMSFWLTALVCLVLTSCGGGGQAQSSSQPDYKSVKDMVLDILQTDEAKQSVGKMMKDDKFKQSLMLDESTVRTTLIQSMTNPNSTHIKEAFKDPKFASAMAKSMKNEQKTLMKDLMKDPEYQKELISVMKDPEFEKNLMDLMKSSAYRQQTMQVMKDSLQSPLFQAELMKIMTKVSEDMTKPKELKPKKKGKEGKGGGSGGGSSGGGSGKSS; translated from the coding sequence ATGAGAAAAAAGACGATGTCTTTTTGGTTAACCGCTCTTGTCTGTCTGGTCCTCACCAGTTGCGGGGGTGGCGGACAAGCGCAAAGTTCGTCTCAGCCTGATTATAAAAGCGTCAAAGACATGGTGCTGGACATATTACAGACGGACGAAGCGAAGCAATCTGTAGGTAAAATGATGAAGGATGACAAGTTCAAACAAAGCCTGATGCTGGACGAGTCGACAGTGCGGACAACTTTGATCCAAAGCATGACGAATCCCAATAGCACGCACATCAAAGAAGCGTTTAAAGACCCTAAGTTCGCAAGCGCTATGGCGAAATCCATGAAGAATGAACAAAAAACGCTAATGAAGGACCTGATGAAGGACCCTGAATACCAAAAAGAGCTTATCAGCGTAATGAAAGACCCTGAGTTTGAGAAAAATTTGATGGACCTGATGAAAAGCTCTGCTTATCGACAGCAAACCATGCAAGTGATGAAGGATTCCTTGCAAAGTCCTTTGTTCCAGGCTGAACTCATGAAGATCATGACCAAAGTATCCGAGGACATGACCAAACCAAAGGAACTGAAGCCGAAGAAAAAAGGAAAAGAAGGTAAAGGTGGAGGTTCCGGCGGAGGTTCTTCTGGTGGAGGCAGCGGTAAATCTTCTTAA
- a CDS encoding KinB-signaling pathway activation protein, with product MSLRKYGWLFITTLLLGGLGGILVALIFDLDKLLGGSTGNFFVGLFMYLLYGMTISIVAQMGFFAYMTINYFAKTIFKTASLWKSVQVFLILFVFFDMIYLRYTSFGEGKGFGSYFIEPTLLLIVAIVTAYGKVSLTNKSAWIPTTFFMFVVTALEWIPALKEDNVRATLSMLVPLLFCNVWQVMQLHRLVKRES from the coding sequence GTGAGTTTGCGTAAGTATGGATGGCTTTTTATTACCACGCTCTTGCTTGGGGGATTAGGCGGGATCCTGGTTGCCCTTATTTTTGACTTGGACAAGCTACTCGGGGGCAGCACCGGTAACTTTTTTGTAGGCTTGTTCATGTATCTCCTGTATGGAATGACCATTAGTATTGTGGCTCAGATGGGTTTTTTTGCGTATATGACGATTAATTATTTCGCTAAAACAATATTCAAAACGGCTTCGCTGTGGAAAAGTGTCCAAGTATTTCTTATTTTGTTTGTCTTTTTCGATATGATTTATCTTCGCTATACGTCTTTCGGTGAAGGAAAAGGATTTGGTTCGTATTTTATTGAGCCAACGCTATTATTGATTGTTGCTATTGTTACCGCATATGGAAAAGTAAGTCTGACCAATAAATCAGCATGGATACCGACGACCTTCTTTATGTTTGTCGTTACGGCATTGGAATGGATTCCTGCATTGAAGGAAGATAATGTGCGTGCAACACTGTCCATGCTCGTCCCACTATTGTTTTGTAACGTCTGGCAAGTCATGCAATTGCACCGTCTGGTAAAAAGAGAAAGCTGA
- the pdaB gene encoding polysaccharide deacetylase family sporulation protein PdaB, translated as MKFIYVISAKRLKQILIIVAAIVLTAGIGYAERDSIAAFAEGTSTQAPQAIYKVDTKEKKIALTFDISWGETRAIPILNVLKEKKVNKATFFLSSPWSQRHPDILKRIKEDGFEIGSHGHKHDNYTKYADEEIRSQMAKADSILTEMTGKKPTLIRMPNGDFDKRVLEIANRMGYSVIQWDTDSKDWTNPGTDVIINNVLSKAHPGDIVLMHASDSAKDTHLALPVIIDQLRKDGYEFVTVSELISGTSVDSKEIH; from the coding sequence ATGAAATTCATTTACGTGATCAGTGCAAAACGACTAAAGCAAATCCTAATTATCGTCGCGGCCATCGTACTAACAGCCGGAATTGGTTATGCGGAACGCGATTCAATTGCTGCTTTTGCTGAAGGTACCAGCACGCAAGCCCCCCAAGCTATTTATAAGGTCGACACCAAAGAAAAGAAAATCGCCCTTACCTTTGATATCAGCTGGGGAGAGACAAGAGCAATACCTATACTGAATGTGTTGAAAGAAAAAAAAGTAAACAAAGCGACCTTTTTCCTCTCCTCTCCTTGGAGTCAACGACATCCGGACATTTTGAAACGAATCAAAGAGGATGGCTTTGAAATTGGTTCGCACGGTCACAAGCATGATAACTACACCAAATACGCCGATGAAGAAATTCGCTCCCAAATGGCTAAAGCGGACTCCATTTTAACCGAAATGACTGGAAAAAAACCAACACTCATTCGGATGCCAAATGGTGATTTTGACAAACGAGTGCTGGAAATCGCGAATCGCATGGGGTATTCCGTCATCCAATGGGATACGGACTCAAAAGATTGGACCAATCCGGGAACAGATGTGATCATCAATAATGTATTATCGAAAGCTCATCCAGGAGACATCGTCCTGATGCACGCGAGCGATTCTGCGAAAGATACACATCTTGCCCTCCCAGTGATCATTGATCAACTACGTAAGGATGGCTATGAATTCGTTACTGTATCTGAACTCATTTCGGGTACAAGTGTAGACAGCAAAGAAATTCACTAA
- a CDS encoding stage II sporulation protein M, which produces MGSRLRHLWLDNRKYFFAACLLFFGGALIGYFQAPLVEEMVGKMMGQLKEIAERIKENGGGPLAVFWMIFSNNVFSALMMMALGILFALFPIIGMLTNGVLLGFILFKYSGVGVSPWLIFSAGILPHGIFELPAILFAAGVGIRLGVLSLRSVGVLIQPQKLARLKNDWYDTLKQFPIAVLTVVVLLFVAAIVESTITPTILKETVGQQLQQLNLLK; this is translated from the coding sequence ATGGGCAGTCGATTGCGGCATTTATGGCTTGATAACCGAAAATATTTCTTCGCCGCATGCTTATTATTTTTTGGTGGTGCCTTGATTGGTTATTTTCAAGCACCGCTCGTTGAAGAGATGGTCGGTAAAATGATGGGCCAATTAAAGGAAATCGCTGAACGGATAAAAGAAAACGGCGGCGGACCTTTAGCGGTATTCTGGATGATTTTTTCCAATAATGTTTTCAGTGCATTGATGATGATGGCCCTGGGAATATTGTTTGCATTGTTTCCCATAATTGGAATGCTCACGAATGGAGTGCTGCTTGGATTTATCCTTTTCAAATACAGTGGGGTTGGAGTAAGTCCATGGCTTATTTTTAGTGCAGGGATTTTGCCGCATGGAATTTTTGAGCTCCCAGCTATCCTGTTTGCAGCGGGAGTTGGTATTCGTTTAGGGGTGCTGAGTTTACGATCAGTGGGAGTTCTAATCCAACCGCAAAAGCTGGCACGATTGAAAAATGACTGGTACGATACTCTCAAGCAATTTCCAATAGCGGTTCTTACTGTGGTCGTTTTGCTATTCGTCGCTGCCATTGTGGAGAGTACTATAACCCCAACCATTCTCAAGGAAACGGTGGGCCAACAACTGCAGCAATTGAACTTACTGAAATAA